The following proteins are encoded in a genomic region of bacterium:
- a CDS encoding CapA family protein: MVRPLTIAATGDSLMTMRVAPTRHPGSQALMELLRPADVRFTNLEGTLHEFRGTPQAVSGGTYVCGHPRCIDDLKAMGFNLYAAANNHMGDWGEGGLFATMETLDRAGVVYAGIGQHLQDARAPRYLETGAGRVALLATTSTFPPHSPAGEQRPDCRGRPGVNPLRFLETVNVDAATLAQLADLHRRLGLGATRDLRIRLGFERPDPPGIATYFDRRFRLGDPPGVRTEPHPADLAGNLTWIRDARRQADWVIVSVHAHEMRSGNREEPAEFVPIFCRQAVEAGADVVFGHGPHLLRGMEVYRGKPIFYSLGNYIFQNETVERQPADFYERLGLGPEATPADAFDARGARGGFAADPLYWESILPICRFGREELEEVRLYPITLGHGLPRPQRGIPVRAAEPAGRAIIERVGRLSPAVRIAWTGEGFGQVRW, translated from the coding sequence GTGGTCCGTCCACTGACGATTGCCGCGACCGGGGACTCACTGATGACGATGCGAGTCGCCCCGACGCGGCATCCGGGGTCGCAGGCGCTGATGGAGCTCCTTCGGCCGGCGGACGTGCGATTCACGAACCTGGAGGGGACGCTGCACGAGTTTCGGGGGACGCCCCAGGCGGTGAGCGGGGGAACCTACGTCTGCGGGCATCCTCGATGCATCGATGACCTCAAAGCGATGGGCTTCAACCTCTACGCGGCCGCCAACAACCACATGGGGGACTGGGGGGAGGGGGGTCTCTTCGCCACGATGGAGACCCTGGATCGGGCGGGGGTCGTGTACGCCGGGATCGGGCAGCACCTCCAGGACGCGCGTGCTCCCCGCTACCTCGAGACCGGCGCCGGCCGGGTCGCCCTCCTGGCGACGACGAGCACCTTCCCTCCCCACTCGCCGGCGGGGGAGCAGCGCCCGGACTGCCGGGGGCGCCCGGGGGTCAACCCCCTGAGGTTCCTGGAGACCGTCAACGTCGATGCCGCGACGCTTGCCCAGCTGGCGGACCTCCACCGCCGCCTGGGCCTGGGGGCCACCCGCGACCTGCGCATTCGGTTGGGCTTCGAGCGGCCCGATCCCCCCGGCATCGCGACGTACTTCGACCGGAGATTCCGCCTGGGGGACCCACCCGGGGTCCGGACCGAGCCGCACCCCGCCGACCTGGCGGGAAACCTCACGTGGATCCGGGACGCCCGGAGACAGGCGGATTGGGTGATCGTCAGCGTCCACGCGCACGAGATGCGCAGCGGCAACCGCGAGGAGCCGGCGGAGTTCGTCCCGATCTTCTGCCGCCAGGCCGTGGAGGCGGGGGCGGACGTGGTCTTCGGCCACGGGCCTCATCTGCTTCGGGGAATGGAAGTGTACCGCGGGAAGCCGATCTTCTACAGCCTCGGCAATTATATCTTTCAGAACGAAACCGTCGAGCGCCAGCCCGCCGACTTCTACGAGCGGTTGGGGTTGGGGCCCGAGGCGACGCCGGCGGACGCGTTCGACGCCCGGGGGGCCCGGGGGGGGTTCGCCGCCGATCCGCTCTACTGGGAGTCGATCCTCCCAATCTGTCGGTTCGGACGGGAGGAGCTCGAGGAGGTGCGGCTATACCCGATCACCCTCGGCCACGGGCTTCCCCGGCCGCAGCGGGGGATCCCGGTTCGGGCCGCGGAGCCGGCGGGCAGGGCGATCATCGAACGGGTGGGTCGACTCTCGCCCGCGGTCCGGATCGCGTGGACGGGCGAAGGGTTTGGCCAGGTCCGGTGGTAG
- a CDS encoding YbhB/YbcL family Raf kinase inhibitor-like protein, which translates to MAHIRHGIRGIALLAVCAGLAAPAAGAGTLTVSVGGVKPDGPIPREFAFCARARQGHVTFAGNRNPAISWSGAPAGTKSYAIIVVDPDVPSVFTDANVEGKVLPATLKRMDFYHWVLVDIASGTTALPAGADSNGITPRGKKAGPAKFGVRGINDYTKGFAGDPKMEGDYGGYDGPCPPWNDEIVHHYHFAVYALDVAKLDLPGKFTGPEALKAMTGHIVAQGEVIGLYATNPDVAAKWGIP; encoded by the coding sequence ATGGCCCACATCAGGCACGGGATCCGGGGAATCGCACTCCTGGCGGTCTGTGCCGGGCTCGCCGCTCCGGCAGCGGGGGCCGGGACGCTCACGGTCTCCGTCGGCGGCGTCAAACCTGACGGCCCGATCCCCCGCGAGTTTGCGTTCTGCGCCCGAGCCAGGCAAGGCCACGTGACCTTCGCCGGCAACAGGAATCCCGCGATCAGCTGGTCGGGGGCCCCTGCGGGCACGAAGTCCTACGCCATCATTGTCGTTGACCCCGACGTTCCGTCGGTCTTCACCGACGCCAACGTCGAAGGCAAGGTCCTCCCCGCCACACTGAAGCGCATGGACTTCTATCACTGGGTGCTGGTGGACATCGCTTCGGGCACCACCGCCCTGCCCGCGGGGGCCGATTCCAACGGGATCACCCCTCGCGGCAAGAAGGCCGGGCCGGCCAAGTTCGGCGTCCGCGGCATCAACGACTACACCAAGGGCTTCGCCGGAGATCCAAAGATGGAGGGGGACTACGGCGGCTACGACGGCCCGTGCCCACCGTGGAACGATGAGATCGTGCACCACTATCACTTCGCCGTCTACGCCCTCGACGTCGCCAAGCTCGACCTGCCGGGAAAGTTTACCGGGCCCGAGGCGCTCAAGGCGATGACGGGCCACATCGTGGCGCAGGGCGAGGTGATCGGCCTGTACGCAACCAACCCCGACGTCGCCGCGAAGTGGGGAATCCCGTAG
- a CDS encoding membrane dipeptidase yields MLIVDSHLDLSMNALQWNRDLLASAYTIRAQENYTPGKGRGVGTVAFPEMRRGRIALAFATLIARSTGRPVPHIDYPTPAQAYGIAKGQLAFYRALERQGHIRIIDDAARLEAHIAEWAAWDAAHPGDAPEPTPPLGFVIAMEGADPILEPAQLEEWERGGLRLLGPTHYGPGRYAGGTGTEEGLTELGAPLLAEMARCGVILDLTHCSDQAFWAALERYSGPVHASHNNCRALVPHQRQFSDEQISAIVKRGGVIGVAMDCWMIVPGWRHGDDNRRVTLADVVHHIDHICQLAGSCAHAAIGTDLDGGFGREGSPHDLDTIADLQRLVGLLERQGYPPRDIEAIMHGNWLRFLRDAWRHRPGPAAVSPAKTVSTRG; encoded by the coding sequence ATGCTGATCGTCGACAGCCATCTCGACCTCTCGATGAACGCGCTGCAGTGGAACCGTGACCTGCTCGCCTCCGCCTATACGATTCGCGCGCAGGAAAACTACACCCCGGGCAAGGGGCGCGGCGTGGGAACGGTCGCGTTCCCCGAGATGCGCCGGGGGCGGATCGCGCTCGCCTTCGCCACGCTCATCGCCCGATCAACCGGCCGCCCGGTGCCGCACATCGACTACCCGACCCCGGCGCAGGCCTACGGGATCGCCAAGGGGCAGCTCGCCTTCTACCGCGCGCTCGAACGCCAGGGGCACATCCGCATCATCGACGATGCCGCACGGCTCGAGGCGCACATCGCGGAGTGGGCGGCGTGGGACGCCGCGCACCCCGGCGACGCCCCCGAGCCGACGCCGCCGCTGGGATTCGTCATCGCGATGGAGGGGGCGGACCCCATCCTGGAGCCGGCGCAACTCGAGGAATGGGAGCGAGGGGGCCTGCGCCTCCTCGGCCCCACCCACTACGGCCCGGGCCGGTACGCGGGGGGGACCGGCACGGAAGAGGGCCTCACGGAGCTCGGAGCGCCGCTCCTGGCGGAGATGGCGCGGTGCGGGGTGATCCTCGACCTCACGCACTGTTCCGACCAGGCGTTCTGGGCGGCACTGGAGCGGTATTCCGGGCCGGTCCACGCCAGCCACAACAACTGCCGCGCCCTGGTGCCGCATCAGCGGCAGTTTTCGGACGAGCAGATCAGCGCGATCGTCAAGCGCGGGGGCGTGATCGGCGTCGCCATGGACTGCTGGATGATCGTCCCCGGATGGCGCCACGGCGACGACAACCGCCGCGTCACGCTGGCCGACGTCGTGCACCACATCGATCACATCTGCCAGCTGGCCGGCAGCTGCGCCCACGCGGCGATCGGCACCGATCTCGACGGCGGGTTCGGCCGCGAGGGCTCCCCCCACGACCTGGACACGATCGCGGACCTTCAGCGGCTCGTGGGGCTGCTCGAGCGACAGGGATACCCCCCGCGCGACATCGAAGCGATCATGCACGGCAACTGGCTGAGATTCCTGCGCGACGCCTGGAGGCACCGGCCGGGGCCGGCCGCGGTCTCGCCGGCGAAGACGGTGAGCACACGGGGATGA
- a CDS encoding polysaccharide deacetylase yields the protein MFRNPEKAQRQLADMEERRFGPRTGIPRILRLLDRYGLRGTFYVPGYTIVHHPEAIRSIRDAGHELGAHGNVHETLDTLDAAQEKRVLEDQLEIWQSQLSIRPTGYRSPSWELNVGTPMLLKQHGFTYDSSLMGDDIPYDLETPAGPLVEVPVQWLLDDAPFYRHVYGSSNGIADPDRVIRLWAQEFDGLVDENGCFVLTMHPWISGRAGRLRGLEQLIRHIRGTPGVWWATVGEIAEWAAAQRHGNPERE from the coding sequence GTGTTCCGGAACCCGGAGAAGGCGCAACGCCAACTCGCAGACATGGAGGAGCGCCGATTCGGACCCCGGACGGGGATTCCCCGGATTCTGCGCCTCCTGGATCGGTACGGACTGCGGGGGACCTTCTATGTCCCCGGATACACCATCGTGCACCACCCGGAAGCGATCCGGTCGATTCGCGACGCGGGCCACGAACTCGGCGCTCACGGCAACGTGCACGAGACCCTGGACACCCTGGATGCCGCTCAAGAAAAACGGGTGCTGGAGGACCAACTCGAGATCTGGCAATCGCAGCTCAGCATCCGACCGACGGGGTATCGGTCGCCGTCGTGGGAGCTGAACGTCGGGACGCCGATGCTCCTCAAGCAGCACGGATTCACCTATGACAGTTCTCTGATGGGGGACGACATTCCCTACGACCTGGAGACCCCCGCCGGCCCGCTGGTGGAGGTTCCCGTCCAGTGGCTGCTCGACGATGCGCCCTTCTACCGGCACGTCTATGGCTCGAGCAATGGCATCGCCGATCCCGATCGCGTCATCCGCCTGTGGGCACAAGAGTTCGACGGTCTGGTCGACGAAAACGGCTGCTTCGTGCTCACCATGCATCCCTGGATCTCGGGGCGGGCCGGGCGGCTCAGGGGATTGGAGCAACTCATCCGCCACATCCGGGGCACGCCGGGGGTCTGGTGGGCCACGGTGGGGGAGATCGCGGAGTGGGCCGCGGCGCAGCGCCACGGAAACCCGGAGCGGGAATGA
- a CDS encoding undecaprenyl-diphosphate phosphatase — protein MTPLPPIPCSETAQVNTSFTQLGPVRIIVLGIVQGITELLPISSTAHLRVIPSLLGWPDPGSAFSAAMQLASLLAVAIFLGGDALRIAGRAATAAKRGDWRDHSLQMTVGILIGTLPIAIAGLALKKTLEGCASPLRGLVVIGWACVIMGILLALAERYGQRKTGQAKRVWADLTLRDCLSVGIAQAFALVPGVSRSGSTLTTGLALGMERATAAWFSFLLGLPAIVLAGLVELMALRKAGLHAHGWALLALGLASGSASAYFALWALVRYLKAHTTWVFVWYRILLGVLLLWGAARGAFR, from the coding sequence ATGACGCCGCTCCCGCCCATCCCCTGCAGCGAAACGGCCCAGGTCAATACGAGCTTCACCCAGCTCGGGCCGGTGCGAATCATCGTGCTGGGCATCGTGCAGGGGATCACCGAACTGCTCCCCATCAGCAGCACGGCGCACCTCCGTGTCATTCCCAGCCTGCTGGGGTGGCCGGACCCCGGGTCGGCCTTCTCCGCGGCGATGCAGCTGGCCAGCCTGCTCGCCGTCGCGATCTTCCTCGGGGGCGACGCCCTCCGCATTGCGGGCCGGGCGGCGACCGCCGCGAAGCGCGGGGACTGGCGGGATCATTCGCTCCAGATGACGGTGGGGATCCTGATCGGGACGCTGCCGATCGCCATCGCCGGGCTCGCCCTGAAGAAGACACTTGAGGGGTGCGCCTCCCCCCTGAGGGGCCTCGTCGTGATCGGATGGGCATGCGTGATTATGGGCATCCTCTTGGCGCTCGCGGAGCGTTACGGGCAGCGCAAAACCGGTCAAGCCAAACGGGTGTGGGCCGATCTGACCCTCCGGGACTGCCTCTCGGTCGGGATCGCCCAGGCGTTCGCCCTCGTGCCCGGGGTGTCTCGGTCGGGCTCCACCTTGACCACCGGGCTGGCGCTGGGGATGGAGCGCGCCACGGCCGCGTGGTTCTCATTCCTGTTGGGGCTGCCCGCCATCGTGCTGGCCGGCCTGGTCGAATTGATGGCCCTCCGGAAGGCGGGGCTCCACGCGCATGGGTGGGCGCTGCTGGCACTTGGCCTGGCGTCCGGCAGCGCCTCCGCGTACTTCGCCCTGTGGGCGCTGGTGCGCTATCTGAAAGCGCACACGACCTGGGTTTTCGTCTGGTACCGGATCCTGCTGGGGGTCCTGCTGTTGTGGGGGGCCGCCCGGGGGGCGTTCCGCTGA